In the genome of Streptomyces sp. V2I9, one region contains:
- a CDS encoding glycosyltransferase 87 family protein, with amino-acid sequence MGYLCAAVAALSAHPYGRAVSVGCAVSGAVVVPLALLLLTGAAQSEVGVVERSGMLTLHQATPYLADPRSVAEVTPYLPGMAVFGFPRAVLGDSGPSAALLGDARLWCAAAFLGCLWAARRASRLPAGSSPTSGGGGLSRHAIGVFVASPVVALPLCVSGVDLPLTGLLFLALAYAARHRPVAAGLALAAACSLKWTAWPAIAVAVSLLAYRGGSREAVRGAAVAVGGTVLLILPSALLAPGPLVQQVFAFPTGRGAWETPAASPLPGRLLADLGPAGWYAASGLLLAGGLAVAASLLLRPPSGLVPAADRLAIGLCVAFLLAPAGRFGYLALPAALAVLARLVAGTRRVEPARSHVVRGARPPLPVPAAWSVR; translated from the coding sequence GTGGGATACCTCTGCGCGGCGGTCGCCGCGCTGTCGGCGCACCCCTACGGCCGGGCCGTCTCGGTCGGGTGCGCCGTCAGCGGTGCCGTCGTCGTACCGCTCGCTCTGCTGCTCCTGACCGGCGCGGCCCAGAGCGAAGTCGGCGTGGTCGAGCGCTCCGGGATGCTGACACTGCATCAGGCGACTCCCTATCTGGCCGATCCCCGGTCGGTGGCCGAGGTCACCCCGTACCTACCGGGGATGGCGGTGTTCGGCTTTCCGCGTGCAGTGCTCGGCGACAGTGGCCCGTCGGCGGCGCTGCTGGGGGACGCCCGGCTCTGGTGCGCCGCGGCCTTCCTGGGCTGCCTCTGGGCGGCTCGCCGGGCGAGCCGCCTTCCGGCTGGCAGTTCGCCGACGTCCGGCGGGGGCGGGCTGAGCCGCCACGCCATCGGCGTGTTCGTCGCCTCACCGGTCGTCGCGCTCCCGCTCTGCGTCAGTGGTGTGGACCTCCCGTTGACCGGGCTGCTGTTCCTGGCCCTGGCGTACGCGGCACGCCACCGACCGGTGGCCGCCGGGCTGGCTCTCGCCGCCGCCTGCTCCCTGAAGTGGACGGCATGGCCGGCGATCGCGGTGGCCGTGTCGCTCCTGGCCTACCGGGGCGGCAGCCGGGAGGCCGTGCGCGGGGCGGCCGTTGCGGTGGGGGGGACCGTCCTGCTCATACTGCCGAGCGCGCTGCTGGCGCCCGGGCCCCTGGTGCAGCAGGTCTTCGCGTTCCCGACCGGGCGTGGGGCGTGGGAGACTCCGGCCGCCAGTCCGCTGCCGGGCCGACTGCTCGCCGACCTCGGCCCCGCCGGATGGTACGCGGCGTCCGGGCTGCTACTGGCGGGCGGGCTGGCGGTCGCCGCTTCCCTCCTGCTCCGCCCGCCGAGCGGTCTGGTGCCGGCAGCCGACCGGCTCGCCATCGGCCTGTGCGTGGCGTTTCTCCTCGCGCCGGCCGGCCGCTTTGGGTACCTCGCGCTCCCCGCCGCCCTGGCCGTGCTGGCCCGGCTGGTGGCCGGCACCCGCCGAGTGGAACCCGCGCGTAGTCACGTCGTCCGGGGCGCACGGCCCCCGCTCCCGGTTCCGGCGGCGTGGAGTGTCCGGTGA
- a CDS encoding ATP-binding cassette domain-containing protein, translating to MPKFTDVRLPVVQLVRISVDHHGATDHGPALDEASVGFPERLLTAVVGPSGAGKSTLLRCASGVERPSRGKVSRGSRELDAMNERELMELRGRYVPHPPALPPALTTYEYVDRGVCATDRTARRAAVLEALHHVGLEKEADRNLAGLSAEQRMRVAMAGALPAGPRVLFVDEPTDSRDGAGSRRITGVLRTLVEKAGRTVVVAIRDPAVAARADRAIFLVGGRFVGKIDRPTAKEVAAELVRRQP from the coding sequence ATGCCCAAGTTCACCGATGTCCGCCTTCCCGTCGTCCAGTTGGTCAGGATTTCCGTCGACCACCACGGTGCCACCGACCACGGGCCTGCCCTCGACGAGGCCAGCGTCGGCTTCCCGGAGCGACTCCTGACCGCGGTCGTGGGGCCATCCGGCGCGGGCAAGAGCACCCTCCTGCGGTGCGCCTCGGGGGTGGAGCGACCAAGCCGGGGCAAGGTCTCCCGGGGCTCACGGGAACTGGACGCCATGAACGAGCGGGAACTCATGGAGCTGCGCGGGCGTTACGTTCCGCACCCGCCCGCGCTGCCTCCGGCGCTCACGACGTACGAGTACGTGGACCGGGGGGTGTGCGCCACCGACCGCACGGCCCGGCGGGCCGCCGTGCTGGAAGCGCTGCACCACGTGGGTCTGGAGAAGGAGGCCGACCGGAACCTCGCCGGTCTCTCAGCAGAGCAACGGATGCGGGTGGCCATGGCCGGGGCTCTGCCTGCTGGACCACGGGTCCTGTTCGTCGACGAACCGACGGACTCACGCGACGGAGCCGGTAGTCGGCGGATCACGGGTGTGCTGCGCACCTTGGTGGAGAAGGCCGGACGCACCGTCGTCGTGGCCATCCGCGACCCGGCAGTGGCCGCCCGTGCGGACCGCGCGATCTTCCTCGTCGGCGGCCGTTTCGTCGGCAAGATCGATCGGCCGACGGCCAAGGAAGTCGCCGCCGAACTCGTACGACGGCAGCCTTGA